A portion of the Tachysurus fulvidraco isolate hzauxx_2018 chromosome 8, HZAU_PFXX_2.0, whole genome shotgun sequence genome contains these proteins:
- the LOC113656962 gene encoding legumain-like isoform X3 codes for MCPFMRPHKSHRSPKRNVVVDMANVGKQWVLLAAGSKDWENYRHQADVCHAYQVVKQNDIPDEQIVVMMYDDIAYNEENPFPGNIINVPRGRDVYAGVPKDYTGQDVSAANFLSVLSGDSRAIRKRGPKKVIKSGPNDSIFIYLSDHGGHGVFHFPKSTLYAHDLINTVKTMSRSGRFSQMVIYMEACHAGSMLEALPKLGNVYAVAASKPDESSYACFLDRERNAFLADAFTAYWLHHTKKRDLRYTTLQDQFDYIKENVIRTEEGNQTPCNYGSRSMLQMPLSEFLGRSPYHVRRNYKSRSRNFEVTDAVESTNVPLLIQQNRIRKEQNPRRRESLRRQYNELES; via the exons ATGTGTCCGTTTATGAGACCACATAAAAGTCACAGGAGCCCAAAGAG GAACGTTGTAGTTGACATGGCCAACGTCGGTAAACAGTGGGTTCTCCTGGCAGCGGGTTCTAAAGACTGGGAAAACTACAGACACCAG GCCGACGTGTGTCACGCTTACCAGGTGGTGAAACAGAATGATATTCCAGATGAACAGATTGTGGTGATGATGTATGATGACATTGCTTATAATGAGGA AAATCCTTTCCCTGGTAACATAATCAACGTACCACGAGGTAGAGATGTTTACGCTGGGGTTCCTAAAGACTACACCGGACAG GACGTTTCAGCTGCAAACTTTCTGTCTGTCCTGAGTGGAGATTCACGAGCTATCAGGAAAAGAGGACCGAAAAAAGTCATCAAAAG tggtCCGAACGATTCCATCTTCATCTACTTATCAGACCACGGAGGCCACGGAGTCTTTCACTTTCCTAAATCTACA CTTTATGCCCACGATCTCATCAACACAGTGAAAACCATGTCCAGGAGTGGCAGATTTTCACAG ATGGTTATTTACATGGAAGCATGCCATGCTGGATCAATGCTGGAAGCGCTGCCAAAATTAGGCAATG TGTACGCCGTTGCAGCGAGTAAACCTGATGAGAGCTCGTACGCTTGCTTCCTCGACAGGGAGAGGAATGCGTTCCTCGCTGATGCTTTCACAGCTTACTGGCTGCACCACACCAAAAAA AGAGATTTAAGGTACACCACTCTTCAGGACCAGTTTgattatataaaagaaaatgtcatcAGGACTGAGGAGGGGAATCAAACACCCTGTAATTATGGGAGCAGG TCGATGCTCCAGATGCCCTTGAGCGAATTTCTGGGACGGTCTCCATACCACGTCAGGAGGAATTACAAATCTCGGTCACGCAACTTCGAAGTGACTGATGCGGTAGAAAGTACAAATGTTCCACTGTTAATCCAACAGAACCGAATCAGAAAAGAACAGAACCCCAGAAGAAGAGAGTCTCTTAGAAGACAATATAATGAGCTTGAGAGT TAA
- the LOC113656962 gene encoding legumain-like isoform X1, producing MCPFMRPHKSHRSPKRNVVVDMANVGKQWVLLAAGSKDWENYRHQADVCHAYQVVKQNDIPDEQIVVMMYDDIAYNEENPFPGNIINVPRGRDVYAGVPKDYTGQDVSAANFLSVLSGDSRAIRKRGPKKVIKSGPNDSIFIYLSDHGGHGVFHFPKSTLYAHDLINTVKTMSRSGRFSQMVIYMEACHAGSMLEALPKLGNVYAVAASKPDESSYACFLDRERNAFLADAFTAYWLHHTKKRDLRYTTLQDQFDYIKENVIRTEEGNQTPCNYGSRSMLQMPLSEFLGRSPYHVRRNYKSRSRNFEVTDAVESTNVPLLIQQNRIRKEQNPRRRESLRRQYNELESKRKKMNKAMQKIVQCCAHDGALCERLEVTRLYELKVVAEHFRTTVFDWDEEAFVFTRSHLQVLVNLCEFGLEVESITAAMDHVSRRIQF from the exons ATGTGTCCGTTTATGAGACCACATAAAAGTCACAGGAGCCCAAAGAG GAACGTTGTAGTTGACATGGCCAACGTCGGTAAACAGTGGGTTCTCCTGGCAGCGGGTTCTAAAGACTGGGAAAACTACAGACACCAG GCCGACGTGTGTCACGCTTACCAGGTGGTGAAACAGAATGATATTCCAGATGAACAGATTGTGGTGATGATGTATGATGACATTGCTTATAATGAGGA AAATCCTTTCCCTGGTAACATAATCAACGTACCACGAGGTAGAGATGTTTACGCTGGGGTTCCTAAAGACTACACCGGACAG GACGTTTCAGCTGCAAACTTTCTGTCTGTCCTGAGTGGAGATTCACGAGCTATCAGGAAAAGAGGACCGAAAAAAGTCATCAAAAG tggtCCGAACGATTCCATCTTCATCTACTTATCAGACCACGGAGGCCACGGAGTCTTTCACTTTCCTAAATCTACA CTTTATGCCCACGATCTCATCAACACAGTGAAAACCATGTCCAGGAGTGGCAGATTTTCACAG ATGGTTATTTACATGGAAGCATGCCATGCTGGATCAATGCTGGAAGCGCTGCCAAAATTAGGCAATG TGTACGCCGTTGCAGCGAGTAAACCTGATGAGAGCTCGTACGCTTGCTTCCTCGACAGGGAGAGGAATGCGTTCCTCGCTGATGCTTTCACAGCTTACTGGCTGCACCACACCAAAAAA AGAGATTTAAGGTACACCACTCTTCAGGACCAGTTTgattatataaaagaaaatgtcatcAGGACTGAGGAGGGGAATCAAACACCCTGTAATTATGGGAGCAGG TCGATGCTCCAGATGCCCTTGAGCGAATTTCTGGGACGGTCTCCATACCACGTCAGGAGGAATTACAAATCTCGGTCACGCAACTTCGAAGTGACTGATGCGGTAGAAAGTACAAATGTTCCACTGTTAATCCAACAGAACCGAATCAGAAAAGAACAGAACCCCAGAAGAAGAGAGTCTCTTAGAAGACAATATAATGAGCTTGAGAGT aagaggaagaaaatgaaCAAGGCCATGCAGAAGATTGTGCAGTGCTGTGCTCATGATGGAGCTCTATGTGAGAGACTCGAGGTGACGCGTCTGTACGAGCTCAAAGTCGTGGCTGAGCATTTCAGGACAACTGTCTTCGACTGGGACGAAGAAGCG tttGTTTTCACTCGTTCACACCTGCAGGTTTTAGTGAATCTGTGTGAGTTTGGCCTGGAGGTTGAGAG CATCACTGCAGCCATGGACCACGTCAGCCGGCGGATTCAGTTCTAA
- the LOC113656962 gene encoding legumain-like isoform X2, protein MANVGKQWVLLAAGSKDWENYRHQADVCHAYQVVKQNDIPDEQIVVMMYDDIAYNEENPFPGNIINVPRGRDVYAGVPKDYTGQDVSAANFLSVLSGDSRAIRKRGPKKVIKSGPNDSIFIYLSDHGGHGVFHFPKSTLYAHDLINTVKTMSRSGRFSQMVIYMEACHAGSMLEALPKLGNVYAVAASKPDESSYACFLDRERNAFLADAFTAYWLHHTKKRDLRYTTLQDQFDYIKENVIRTEEGNQTPCNYGSRSMLQMPLSEFLGRSPYHVRRNYKSRSRNFEVTDAVESTNVPLLIQQNRIRKEQNPRRRESLRRQYNELESKRKKMNKAMQKIVQCCAHDGALCERLEVTRLYELKVVAEHFRTTVFDWDEEAFVFTRSHLQVLVNLCEFGLEVESITAAMDHVSRRIQF, encoded by the exons ATGGCCAACGTCGGTAAACAGTGGGTTCTCCTGGCAGCGGGTTCTAAAGACTGGGAAAACTACAGACACCAG GCCGACGTGTGTCACGCTTACCAGGTGGTGAAACAGAATGATATTCCAGATGAACAGATTGTGGTGATGATGTATGATGACATTGCTTATAATGAGGA AAATCCTTTCCCTGGTAACATAATCAACGTACCACGAGGTAGAGATGTTTACGCTGGGGTTCCTAAAGACTACACCGGACAG GACGTTTCAGCTGCAAACTTTCTGTCTGTCCTGAGTGGAGATTCACGAGCTATCAGGAAAAGAGGACCGAAAAAAGTCATCAAAAG tggtCCGAACGATTCCATCTTCATCTACTTATCAGACCACGGAGGCCACGGAGTCTTTCACTTTCCTAAATCTACA CTTTATGCCCACGATCTCATCAACACAGTGAAAACCATGTCCAGGAGTGGCAGATTTTCACAG ATGGTTATTTACATGGAAGCATGCCATGCTGGATCAATGCTGGAAGCGCTGCCAAAATTAGGCAATG TGTACGCCGTTGCAGCGAGTAAACCTGATGAGAGCTCGTACGCTTGCTTCCTCGACAGGGAGAGGAATGCGTTCCTCGCTGATGCTTTCACAGCTTACTGGCTGCACCACACCAAAAAA AGAGATTTAAGGTACACCACTCTTCAGGACCAGTTTgattatataaaagaaaatgtcatcAGGACTGAGGAGGGGAATCAAACACCCTGTAATTATGGGAGCAGG TCGATGCTCCAGATGCCCTTGAGCGAATTTCTGGGACGGTCTCCATACCACGTCAGGAGGAATTACAAATCTCGGTCACGCAACTTCGAAGTGACTGATGCGGTAGAAAGTACAAATGTTCCACTGTTAATCCAACAGAACCGAATCAGAAAAGAACAGAACCCCAGAAGAAGAGAGTCTCTTAGAAGACAATATAATGAGCTTGAGAGT aagaggaagaaaatgaaCAAGGCCATGCAGAAGATTGTGCAGTGCTGTGCTCATGATGGAGCTCTATGTGAGAGACTCGAGGTGACGCGTCTGTACGAGCTCAAAGTCGTGGCTGAGCATTTCAGGACAACTGTCTTCGACTGGGACGAAGAAGCG tttGTTTTCACTCGTTCACACCTGCAGGTTTTAGTGAATCTGTGTGAGTTTGGCCTGGAGGTTGAGAG CATCACTGCAGCCATGGACCACGTCAGCCGGCGGATTCAGTTCTAA